A single region of the Lycium barbarum isolate Lr01 chromosome 2, ASM1917538v2, whole genome shotgun sequence genome encodes:
- the LOC132627538 gene encoding 7-deoxyloganetin glucosyltransferase-like: MYSISAEDLDKPHAVCIPYPAQGHISPMLKLAKILHHNGFHITFVNTEHNHKRLLKSRGPDSVKGLPSFQFETIPDGLPPCDPDTTQDIFSLSESTTNSCSGPFKELLTKLNNTSLSNVPPVSCIVSDGAMSFTLAAAQDLGIPQVFFWTPSACGLLSYMHYRDLVEKGYTPLKDESYLTNGYLETTLDWIPGMKGVRLRDLPSFIRTTNPEEYMIKFLIQETERSKMASAIVLNTFEPLEREVLKSLQALLPPVYAIGPLHLLMEHVDDKNLEKLGSNLWKEDPKCLEWLDSKKPNSVVYVNFGSITPMTPNQLIEFAWGLANSQVDFLWIIRPDIVSGNKAVLPPEFLEETKERGMLASWCQQQQVLSHVAVGGFLTHSGWNSTLESISSGVPMICWPFFAEQQTNCWFCCTQWEIGMEIDNNVKRDEVKSLVRELLTWEKGNEMKKKALEWKKLAKEAAKKPGGSSYVNIDKLINEILLSSKTTRQY, from the exons ATGTATTCGATTAGTGCTGAAGATTTAGACAAGCCTCATGCAGTTTGCATACCATATCCTGCCCAAGGCCACATTAGCCCTATGTTAAAGTTAGCTAAAATCCTGCATCACAATGGCTTTCATATTACCTTTGTCAACACTGAACACAACCATAAGCGTCTCCTTAAGTCTCGAGGACCAGATTCTGTCAAAGGGTTGCCATCTTTTCAATTCGAGACCATTCCTGATGGCCTCCCACCATGTGACCCCGATACCACCCAAGACATTTTTTCTCTATCTGAATCTACTACCAATTCTTGTTCAGGTCCTTTCAAAGAGTTGCTTACAAAGCTTAATAATACTTCTTTATCTAATGTGCCACCAGTCTCGTGCATCGTTTCCGATGGTGCGATGAGCTTCACTCTAGCTGCTGCTCAAGATTTGGGTATCCCTCAAGTCTTCTTTTGGACCCCAAGTGCTTGTGGTTTATTAAGTTACATGCATTACCGCGATCTTGTTGAGAAAGGATACACTCCCCTTAAAG atgaaagTTACTTGACAAATGGGTATTTGGAGACAACTTTGGATTGGATACCGGGCATGAAAGGAGTACGTTTGAGGGATCTTCCAAGTTTCATTAGAACTACAAATCCAGAAGAATACATGATCAAATTCCTCATCCAAGAAACTGAAAGAAGCAAAATGGCTTCAGCTATTGTTCTTAATACATTTGAACCATTAGAGAGGGAAGTTCTTAAATCCCTTCAGGCCCTTCTTCCTCCGGTCTATGCCATAGGGCCCTTGCATCTTCTTATGGAGCACGTCGATGACAAGAACTTGGAGAAATTGGGATCCAATCTTTGGAAAGAAGATCCAAAGTGTCTAGAATGGCTAGATTCCAAGAAACCAAATTCTGTTGTGTATGTCAATTTTGGAAGCATCACTCCCATGACTCCAAACCAACTTATAGAGTTCGCCTGGGGACTTGCCAATAGCCAGGTGGATTTTTTGTGGATTATAAGGCCTGATATTGTATCAGGCAACAAAGCCGTTCTTCCCCCTGAATTCCTGGAAGAAACTAAGGAAAGAGGGATGCTAGCAAGTTGGTgccagcaacaacaagtccttagCCATGTCGCAGTTGGAGGGTTCTTGACTCACAGTGGATGGAATTCGACACTAGAAAGTATTAGCAGTGGGGTGCCAATGATCTGTTGGCCGTTCTTCGCAGAACAACAGACAAACTGTTGGTTTTGTTGCACTCAGTGGGAAATTGGAATGGAAATCGATAATAATGTGAAAAGGGATGAAGTTAAAAGTCTTGTGAGAGAGTTATTGACATGGGAGAAAGGCAATGAGATGAAGAAAAAGGCATTGGAATGGAAGAAATTGGCTAAAGAAGCAGCTAAAAAACCAGGCGGATCATCTTATGTGAACATAGACAAACTGATCAATGAAATTCTCCTCTCCTCCAAAACCACCAGGCAATATTAG
- the LOC132627532 gene encoding 7-deoxyloganetin glucosyltransferase-like — protein sequence MYIKYTTLTKVTQKIIPSCATCNCSFPSNLPNSEDHSYLTNGHLDTAIDWIPGMEGIRLKNLPSFIRSTVDEPSYVFIKFIMEEILDKFPKFSALILNTFNALESDVLQQISIKFPAVNYTIGPFHSLLNNLTQDDDLKSIGSNLWKEDTHCFEWLNNKKPKSMVYVNFGSITVMSKKQLIEFAWGLANTKMNFLWIIRSDLVMGDSAILPHEFLAETRERGLLCGWCPQEQVLSHPSIGGFLTHCGWNSTFESISYGVPMLCWPFFADQQTNCWFNCNRWGVEMEIDSNVKREVIEELVKELMIGEKGKEMKENALKWKKLAEEALSSPDGSSYMNFEKLVNKMLLRKESSLLSLD from the exons atgtatatcaagtatacaACGTTGACAAAGGTTACACAAAAGATCATCCCATCATGTGCAACTTGTAATTGCAGTTTTCCTTCTAATTTGCCTAATTCAGAAG ATCATAGTTATTTGACGAATGGACATTTAGACACTGCAATAGATTGGATACCTGGCATGGAAGGCATCCGTCTGAAAAACTTGCCAAGCTTCATCAGATCCACAGTCGACGAACCTAGCTACGTTTTCATCAAATTTATAATGGAAGAAATCTTGGACAAATTTCCCAAGTTCTCTGCGCTCATTTTGAACACTTTCAACGCGCTAGAGAGTGACGTTTTGCAACAAATTTCAATCAAGTTCCCTGCAGTTAATTATACTATTGGACCCTTTCACTCTTTGTTGAATAATCTAACACAAGACGATGATTTGAAATCAATAGGTTCAAATCTATGGAAAGAAGATACTCACTGTTTCGAATGGCTGAACAATAAAAAACCAAAATCAATGGTTTATGTAAATTTCGGAAGTATTACAGTGATGAGCAAAAAGcagctaattgaatttgcatggGGACTTGCTAATACCAAAATGAATTTCTTGTGGATCATTAGATCAGATTTAGTCATGGGTGATTCGGCCATTTTGCCACATGAATTTCTCGCGGAGACTAGGGAAAGAGGTTTATTATGCGGTTGGTGTCCTCAAGAACAAGTTTTAAGTCATCCATCAATTGGAGGATTCTTGACACACTGTGGATGGAATTCGACTTTCGAAAGTATATCATACGGTGTGCCAATGTTGTGTTGGCCTTTCTTTGCTGATCAACAAACAAATTGTTGGTTTAATTGTAATCGTTGGGGTGTAGAGATGGAAATCGATAGCAATGTGAAGAGGGAAGTGATTGAGGAACTTGTGAAAGAGTTGATGATTGGAGAAAAGGGCAAAGAGATGAAAGAAAATGCATTGAAGTGGAAGAAATTAGCAGAAGAAGCTCTCAGTTCTCCAGATGGATCATCTTacatgaattttgagaagttggtTAATAAAATGCTATTGCGAAAAGAATCTTCACTTCTTTCATTAGATTGA